The following are from one region of the Hymenobacter radiodurans genome:
- the tsaD gene encoding tRNA (adenosine(37)-N6)-threonylcarbamoyltransferase complex transferase subunit TsaD, translated as MSYPIILAIESSCDDTSAAVLAGGQIRSNVVATQRVHEQYGGVVPELASRAHQQHLIPVVQEALRQAGVTKADLDAVAFTQGPGLLGSLLVGSMFAKTFALALGKPLLAVNHMRAHILAHFINEPRPTFPFLCLTVSGGHTQLVVVKGPPDMQVIGQTIDDAAGEAFDKTGKLLGLPYPAGPHLDKLASTGSPTRFPFPVGAMPGYDFSFSGLKTAVMYFLRQQTAKNPEFIQENLPDLCASIQYTIIQTLLRQLQRAAADLGLTQIALAGGVAANSGLRAALQALAVEKGWAVFIPEFQYCTDNAAMVAMTAHFQFEAGDFAPQLVSPDPRLKLG; from the coding sequence ATGTCATATCCTATAATTCTGGCCATCGAATCATCCTGCGACGATACCTCGGCTGCCGTGCTGGCTGGGGGGCAAATTCGCTCTAACGTAGTTGCCACCCAGCGCGTGCACGAACAATACGGCGGCGTGGTGCCGGAGTTGGCTTCGCGGGCCCACCAGCAGCACCTGATTCCGGTGGTGCAAGAGGCGCTGCGCCAGGCTGGCGTGACTAAAGCGGACCTCGACGCGGTGGCTTTCACCCAAGGGCCGGGGCTGCTGGGCTCGTTGCTGGTTGGTAGCATGTTTGCCAAAACCTTCGCGCTGGCATTAGGTAAGCCGTTGCTGGCCGTGAATCATATGCGTGCCCACATTCTGGCGCACTTTATTAATGAGCCACGGCCCACGTTTCCCTTTTTGTGCCTCACCGTGAGCGGCGGCCACACCCAACTGGTGGTGGTAAAAGGCCCCCCAGACATGCAGGTAATCGGCCAAACCATCGACGACGCGGCCGGCGAAGCCTTCGACAAAACCGGTAAGCTACTTGGCCTGCCGTATCCGGCTGGTCCGCACCTCGATAAGCTGGCCAGTACCGGCAGCCCCACGCGTTTCCCATTTCCGGTGGGCGCGATGCCTGGCTACGATTTCTCGTTTAGCGGCCTCAAAACGGCTGTGATGTACTTTCTGCGCCAGCAAACGGCCAAGAACCCGGAGTTCATCCAGGAAAACTTACCCGACCTCTGCGCCAGCATTCAATACACCATTATCCAAACTTTGCTGCGTCAACTCCAGCGCGCCGCCGCCGATTTGGGCTTGACACAGATTGCGCTGGCTGGCGGCGTGGCCGCGAATTCTGGTCTGCGTGCGGCTTTGCAGGCGTTGGCTGTGGAGAAAGGGTGGGCGGTATTTATTCCCGAGTTTCAGTACTGCACTGATAATGCCGCAATGGTTGCTATGACGGCTCACTTCCAGTTTGAAGCCGGTGATTTTGCCCCCCAGCTCGTTAGCCCTGACCCACGGTTGAAGCTGGGGTAG
- a CDS encoding thioesterase family protein, with amino-acid sequence MKNPFQPGDVKTYSFIVTAADFATMEGHTVHDVLSTFALGRGMEWAGRLFVLEMLEAGEEGIGTMLHVEHHAPAFAGETVEFRATFAALENRELTCAVEVRVGARLVATGRTGQRIVQSEKLAARFAALRAGSPTSA; translated from the coding sequence ATGAAAAACCCCTTTCAACCGGGCGACGTCAAAACTTATTCTTTCATCGTCACGGCGGCTGACTTTGCTACGATGGAAGGCCACACAGTGCACGACGTGCTAAGCACGTTTGCGCTGGGGCGAGGCATGGAGTGGGCGGGGCGGCTGTTTGTGCTGGAAATGCTGGAAGCAGGGGAGGAGGGGATTGGGACGATGCTGCACGTGGAGCACCACGCGCCGGCCTTCGCAGGCGAAACCGTTGAATTTCGCGCTACTTTTGCCGCCCTGGAAAATCGGGAACTGACTTGCGCCGTAGAAGTCCGAGTGGGTGCACGGCTGGTCGCAACTGGTCGTACCGGACAGCGCATCGTACAAAGCGAAAAACTGGCGGCTCGTTTTGCTGCCTTGCGCGCCGGTTCCCCAACATCTGCTTAA
- the smpB gene encoding SsrA-binding protein SmpB has protein sequence MAKEKDAPRKVNIVNRRASHEYSFLTKYDAGMMLQGTEIKSIRDGNVNMQDGFCIFHPDGSLWVHNLSISKYTEGTYNNHEPTRERKLLLTKRELRQLSDKSQEQGLTIIPIRLFVSDRGFAKLEIALAKGKKLYDKREDIKAKDQKREMDRARDY, from the coding sequence ATGGCCAAAGAAAAAGACGCTCCGCGCAAAGTCAATATTGTGAATCGCCGGGCCAGCCACGAGTATTCTTTCCTGACGAAGTACGACGCGGGCATGATGCTGCAAGGCACCGAAATAAAGAGTATCCGCGACGGCAACGTGAACATGCAGGATGGCTTCTGCATTTTCCACCCCGATGGCAGCCTGTGGGTGCACAACCTGTCTATCTCCAAGTACACCGAAGGCACTTACAACAACCACGAGCCTACCCGCGAGCGGAAATTGCTGCTCACCAAGCGTGAGTTGCGCCAGCTTTCTGATAAGAGCCAGGAGCAGGGTCTTACCATTATTCCCATCCGTTTGTTTGTAAGCGACCGGGGTTTTGCGAAGCTCGAAATTGCGTTGGCCAAAGGCAAAAAGCTCTACGACAAGCGCGAAGACATCAAAGCCAAAGACCAGAAGCGCGAAATGGACCGGGCGCGCGACTACTAA
- a CDS encoding C40 family peptidase — translation MEYGICPLSVVPVRAEPNDRAEIVTQLIFGECYTIVLVQGNWCQVRIAADQYVGWMDVKQHLPVTSTYFAEWGAHAHPRSLDVVQMVSDSDTRQPISLGARLPFFDGMTLRLGERQLFYNGAATNPTSNGDPGRKAALLQKMGQAFLKAPYLWGGKTLFGVDCSGLMQQLYGLVDIQLPRDARQQIDHGRTVHFVSQTQPGDLAFFDNAEGNIVHVGMLLEDQQILHASGEVRIDPLDHNGIYNRQRQKYSHKLRLIKRLLPD, via the coding sequence TTGGAATACGGAATTTGCCCCCTGAGCGTGGTGCCGGTGCGGGCCGAGCCTAATGATCGGGCCGAAATTGTCACCCAACTCATTTTTGGCGAGTGCTATACTATCGTGCTCGTTCAGGGCAATTGGTGCCAAGTGCGCATTGCCGCCGACCAATACGTGGGCTGGATGGACGTGAAGCAACACCTGCCCGTGACCAGCACCTACTTTGCCGAATGGGGCGCACATGCCCACCCGCGCAGCCTCGATGTGGTGCAAATGGTAAGCGATTCCGACACGCGTCAGCCTATTTCCTTGGGCGCCCGCCTGCCTTTTTTTGATGGTATGACCCTGCGTTTGGGTGAGCGGCAACTCTTTTATAATGGAGCCGCTACCAATCCGACGTCTAATGGCGACCCGGGGCGCAAAGCCGCGCTGCTTCAGAAAATGGGCCAGGCCTTTTTGAAGGCGCCATACTTATGGGGGGGCAAAACGCTTTTCGGCGTCGACTGCTCGGGCCTCATGCAGCAGTTGTATGGCTTAGTGGATATCCAACTGCCCCGCGACGCCCGCCAACAGATTGACCACGGCCGTACCGTTCATTTCGTTTCGCAGACCCAGCCCGGGGATCTTGCTTTTTTTGATAATGCCGAGGGTAATATCGTGCACGTAGGCATGCTGCTGGAAGACCAGCAGATTCTGCACGCCAGCGGGGAGGTTCGCATCGACCCGCTCGACCACAATGGGATTTACAACCGGCAGCGCCAGAAATACTCGCACAAGCTGCGCCTGATCAAGCGGCTGTTGCCGGATTGA
- a CDS encoding HNH endonuclease: MDQKVLVLNGDYTAITLCSVQKAFVLLFLDKAEMIAKSDGTLRSISQSFPKPSIIRLQRYVRVPYKGIALSRHNIMKRDHFECQYCGSTKNLTLDHVLPRSRGGESSWTNLLTACARCNHAKGHRTPHEAGLTVRQQPKKPTLAGFLKLSAGTIDQNWHDYLN; the protein is encoded by the coding sequence ATGGATCAAAAAGTGCTTGTCTTAAACGGTGACTACACCGCGATTACGCTTTGCAGCGTGCAGAAGGCTTTTGTGTTGCTTTTTTTGGACAAGGCTGAGATGATAGCCAAGTCGGATGGTACGCTGCGCTCCATTAGCCAGTCTTTCCCGAAGCCTAGTATTATCCGCTTGCAGCGCTATGTACGCGTGCCTTACAAAGGCATTGCCCTGAGTCGCCACAACATCATGAAGCGCGACCATTTTGAGTGTCAGTACTGCGGCTCAACCAAAAACCTGACGTTGGACCACGTACTGCCTCGTTCTCGCGGTGGCGAATCGTCGTGGACAAATCTGCTCACGGCGTGTGCCCGCTGCAACCACGCTAAAGGGCATCGCACACCACACGAAGCGGGCCTCACGGTGCGGCAGCAACCCAAGAAGCCTACCTTGGCGGGCTTCCTGAAGCTCTCAGCCGGTACGATAGATCAGAACTGGCACGACTACCTGAATTGA
- a CDS encoding fatty acid desaturase family protein, with translation MSVPKFAASRSFHTELKSRINAYFEEAGKSQTGNSGLFVKALILTTAFVLVYLHLVFFTPSAFLGILECILLGGIGAAIGFNVMHDGAHGSFSKSKWLNQFAAFTLNVLGGNSFMWNMKHNLIHHMYTNVDGVDDDLDVQPWMRMSSTQPRRKLHRFQHLYFWFLYALLYIAWIFFMDYQKYFKGKIGGCQSRK, from the coding sequence ATGTCAGTTCCTAAGTTTGCGGCTTCCCGCTCTTTTCACACCGAGCTAAAATCTCGGATTAACGCCTACTTCGAGGAAGCGGGCAAATCGCAAACCGGCAACTCCGGGCTTTTTGTTAAGGCGCTTATCCTGACGACGGCTTTCGTGTTGGTGTATCTGCACTTGGTATTTTTCACACCAAGCGCCTTTCTAGGTATTCTGGAGTGTATTCTGCTCGGCGGCATTGGAGCGGCTATCGGCTTCAACGTCATGCACGACGGCGCCCACGGCAGCTTCAGCAAGTCAAAGTGGCTCAACCAGTTCGCGGCGTTTACTCTGAATGTTCTGGGCGGCAATAGCTTCATGTGGAACATGAAACACAACCTCATCCACCACATGTATACCAATGTGGACGGTGTGGATGATGACCTCGACGTGCAGCCATGGATGCGCATGAGCAGCACCCAGCCCCGCCGCAAACTCCACCGCTTCCAGCATCTTTATTTCTGGTTTCTCTACGCCCTGCTCTACATCGCGTGGATATTCTTTATGGATTACCAGAAGTATTTCAAGGGTAAAATCGGGGGATGCCAATCAAGAAAATGA
- a CDS encoding fatty acid desaturase family protein: MALPIYTVGFVSWLVGFVIFAAVAGFTLSLVFQLAHTVEHAAFPMPDEITNKLEDEWAIHQIKTTANFATHNKVISWLVGGLNFQVEHHLFPKISHVHYPAISKIIKQMCEEFDITYNEYPKMRYAVASHVSYLREMGRK, from the coding sequence ATGGCTCTTCCAATTTACACGGTAGGCTTCGTGTCGTGGCTGGTAGGTTTCGTAATCTTCGCGGCCGTAGCGGGCTTTACTCTGAGCTTGGTATTTCAGCTGGCACATACCGTAGAACATGCTGCCTTTCCCATGCCCGACGAAATCACGAACAAATTGGAAGACGAGTGGGCTATTCATCAGATTAAGACTACCGCCAACTTCGCTACGCATAACAAAGTCATTAGCTGGCTCGTGGGTGGTCTGAACTTTCAGGTAGAGCACCACTTATTCCCCAAGATTTCGCACGTTCATTACCCTGCTATCAGTAAGATCATCAAGCAGATGTGCGAGGAATTTGACATCACTTACAACGAGTATCCTAAGATGCGTTACGCTGTGGCATCGCACGTATCCTACCTGCGCGAGATGGGCAGAAAGTAG
- a CDS encoding alpha/beta fold hydrolase, translating into MSYIKAGPDAQGNPVKLHYTDLGQGTPVVLIHGWPLSYESWEYQLNELPKHGLRVTAYSRRGFGNSDKPWDGYDYDTFADDLKAVLDELNLNNVTLVGFSMGGGEVARYMSRHGGARVSKVVFVSAVTPYLLKTDDNPDGVDKSVFDDMIENINKDRFDFLSSFGKKFYGVGVISHPVSQATLDWTQALAQFGSPRATEQCVRAFGGTDFRQDLQNIKVPALVIHGEDDQTVPIKNSGARMQQYLPHATYIEYSGGPHGVFITDKDKLNRDLLQFIGQGQEQVRGAQSTTTY; encoded by the coding sequence ATGAGTTACATCAAAGCCGGGCCAGATGCCCAAGGCAACCCCGTTAAACTACACTACACCGATTTGGGCCAGGGCACGCCCGTGGTGCTTATTCACGGCTGGCCGCTGAGCTACGAGTCGTGGGAATACCAACTGAACGAGTTGCCTAAGCACGGTCTGCGCGTAACTGCTTACAGCCGCCGCGGCTTCGGCAACTCCGATAAGCCTTGGGATGGCTACGACTACGATACCTTCGCCGACGATTTGAAGGCTGTGCTTGACGAGCTGAACCTGAATAACGTAACGCTAGTCGGCTTTTCGATGGGCGGCGGTGAAGTGGCGCGCTACATGAGCCGGCACGGCGGGGCTCGCGTGAGCAAAGTCGTGTTCGTATCGGCCGTGACGCCATACTTGCTCAAGACGGACGACAACCCGGACGGCGTGGATAAGTCGGTGTTCGATGATATGATTGAAAATATCAACAAAGACCGTTTCGACTTCCTTTCTTCCTTTGGCAAGAAGTTCTATGGGGTAGGCGTTATCAGCCACCCCGTCAGCCAAGCCACGCTTGATTGGACTCAAGCTTTGGCCCAATTCGGCTCGCCGCGTGCGACGGAGCAATGCGTACGGGCCTTCGGTGGCACTGACTTCCGCCAGGATCTACAGAATATAAAGGTGCCTGCTTTAGTTATTCACGGTGAAGACGACCAAACAGTCCCAATCAAAAACAGCGGCGCCCGGATGCAGCAGTATCTGCCGCATGCTACCTATATTGAGTATAGCGGAGGCCCACACGGTGTATTTATTACCGATAAAGACAAGCTAAACCGTGACTTGCTACAGTTCATTGGACAAGGTCAAGAACAGGTGCGAGGTGCCCAAAGCACAACGACTTACTAG
- the rpsA gene encoding 30S ribosomal protein S1: MAEVADNFDWDNVGATGFGGNYSPEQRAEMEKMYGDTLTTVQEEEVVKGTVVGITDRDVILNIGFKSDGLVPLSEFRDLVDLKIGDQVEVFIEDQEDLNGQLILSRKKAKIKQAWKSIYDALEFDNILEGVVKRRTKGGLIMELDGVEAFLPGSQIDVKPIRDFDIYVGRRMEVKVVKINAAFDNVVVSHKVLIEKDLEKQREAILNNLEKGQILEGVIKNMTNFGVFIDLGGVDGLLHITDISWGRIAHPSEVLQLDQKLNVVVLDFDEAKKRISLGLKQLTPHPWDSLPADMGVGSKVKGRIVNVADYGAFMEIVPGVEGLIHVSEMSWSQHLRNPQDFIKQGDVVEAQILTLDREDRKMSLGIKQLSEDPWTRGDFGGKYAVGTKHNGLVRNLTNFGLFVELEEGVDGLVHVSDLSWTKKIKHPSEVVKVGDRLDVLVLELDVANRRLALGHKQLEENPWDTFQTVFTPGSVHKATITEKNDRGAVLELPYGIEGFAYPKSLVKEDGSNAENGESLDFRVVEFSKDDRRIVLSHTAVFNQAQQEEDTRASKFAKKKPTAGQAAGAAQGEGKLSDLKKPATADKSTLGDLDALSALRDKMMGNERDAGVQKLEAQAPKAPKAAKAEEAPAAEADTTEEAPAATGGILAAVTGAASAAFDKVSEVAGDVVDTVADSAAFAKAKEVAGDVVEKAKDLLPGNEEADKKDEEKA, translated from the coding sequence ATGGCAGAAGTAGCAGATAACTTCGACTGGGACAACGTCGGAGCGACCGGCTTTGGTGGCAATTATAGCCCCGAGCAGCGCGCCGAGATGGAGAAAATGTACGGCGACACGCTGACCACCGTCCAGGAGGAAGAAGTAGTGAAGGGCACCGTAGTGGGCATCACCGACCGCGACGTTATCCTGAACATTGGCTTCAAATCCGACGGCCTCGTGCCCCTATCCGAATTCCGCGACCTGGTTGACCTGAAAATTGGTGACCAAGTTGAGGTGTTCATCGAAGACCAGGAAGATTTGAACGGCCAGTTGATTCTTTCGCGCAAGAAGGCGAAGATCAAGCAGGCTTGGAAGTCGATTTATGACGCTCTGGAGTTTGATAACATTCTGGAAGGCGTAGTAAAGCGTCGGACTAAAGGTGGTCTGATCATGGAACTGGACGGCGTAGAAGCCTTCCTGCCCGGATCGCAGATTGACGTGAAGCCCATCCGTGACTTCGACATCTATGTTGGTCGCCGCATGGAAGTGAAAGTGGTAAAAATCAATGCCGCTTTCGACAACGTAGTTGTTTCGCACAAAGTCCTGATTGAGAAGGACCTGGAGAAGCAGCGCGAAGCCATCCTGAACAACCTCGAAAAAGGTCAGATTCTGGAAGGTGTCATCAAGAACATGACAAACTTCGGTGTGTTTATCGACCTCGGCGGTGTCGACGGTCTGTTGCACATCACCGATATCTCGTGGGGCCGCATCGCTCATCCGAGCGAAGTGTTGCAGCTTGATCAGAAACTCAACGTGGTTGTGCTTGACTTCGACGAAGCCAAGAAGCGTATCTCGTTGGGCCTGAAGCAGCTGACTCCTCACCCATGGGATTCGCTGCCCGCCGATATGGGCGTAGGCTCGAAAGTAAAAGGCCGCATCGTGAACGTCGCCGACTATGGTGCCTTCATGGAAATCGTGCCTGGCGTAGAAGGCCTGATCCACGTTTCAGAAATGAGCTGGAGCCAGCACCTGCGCAACCCGCAAGACTTCATCAAGCAGGGCGACGTGGTAGAAGCGCAGATTTTGACACTGGACCGCGAAGACCGCAAGATGAGCCTTGGTATCAAGCAATTGAGCGAAGACCCATGGACTCGTGGTGACTTTGGCGGCAAGTACGCTGTAGGAACCAAGCACAACGGCCTCGTGCGCAACCTAACCAACTTCGGCCTGTTCGTAGAACTGGAAGAGGGTGTAGACGGCCTCGTGCACGTGTCTGACCTGTCATGGACTAAAAAGATCAAACACCCATCCGAAGTGGTGAAGGTAGGCGACCGTCTGGACGTGCTCGTATTGGAATTGGACGTTGCGAACCGTCGTTTGGCTCTTGGTCACAAGCAGTTGGAGGAAAACCCTTGGGATACGTTCCAGACGGTATTTACCCCTGGTTCGGTGCACAAAGCCACTATCACGGAGAAAAACGACCGTGGCGCGGTACTCGAGTTGCCTTACGGCATCGAAGGTTTCGCTTACCCCAAGTCGTTGGTGAAGGAAGATGGTTCGAACGCCGAGAACGGCGAGTCGCTCGACTTCCGTGTAGTTGAGTTCTCGAAGGATGATCGTCGTATCGTGTTGTCGCACACTGCCGTCTTCAATCAGGCGCAGCAGGAGGAAGACACTCGTGCTTCGAAGTTCGCGAAGAAGAAGCCAACTGCTGGCCAAGCTGCCGGTGCTGCTCAAGGCGAAGGCAAGCTGAGCGACCTCAAGAAGCCGGCTACTGCCGACAAGTCGACCCTCGGTGACCTAGATGCGCTGTCCGCTCTGCGTGACAAGATGATGGGCAACGAGCGCGACGCTGGTGTTCAGAAGTTGGAAGCACAAGCTCCGAAGGCTCCAAAAGCCGCTAAAGCCGAAGAAGCTCCTGCTGCTGAGGCTGACACTACCGAGGAGGCGCCTGCTGCTACTGGTGGTATTCTGGCTGCCGTAACCGGTGCTGCCTCTGCTGCCTTCGACAAGGTATCGGAAGTAGCTGGTGATGTAGTAGACACCGTAGCTGATTCGGCTGCATTCGCGAAAGCGAAAGAAGTAGCTGGTGATGTGGTTGAAAAAGCAAAGGACTTACTGCCTGGCAACGAAGAGGCCGACAAGAAGGACGAAGAGAAAGCCTAG
- the cphA gene encoding cyanophycin synthetase — MKITDLRTMRGPSYWSVKHLKLIVMKVDLEDLADKWSNAIPGLAGRLTKLLPGVGQPCASPDSSKQAIKHPPLTQEQLTDGEPLGHVIQHVALELQRLAGMPVYWGKSYPATQEEGVEYVVFTYQEERAGRVAANAAVEIVDALCHKQKVDVKPIIAELHNIREEEFFGPSTYSIVSEAVSRRIPYIRLKNTSVIQLGYGVNQKRIQATTSSYTSYFSVDIAGNKNRTKAMLADAGVPVPRGTTVYSLDGLRDAIEELGFPIVTKPLDGNHGKGASINIQDWKSAQSGFKEAQEYSRAVIVEQFIEGFDHRLLVVNGKLVAAAKRTPAAVVGDGHSTIQELIDQVNLDPRRGEGHEKVLTKIKADKHTNAILKAHDLTLKSVLPEGEELFLKSTANISTGGTATDVTDLVHPYNVLLAERAAGIIGLDICGIDLLTSDIAIPLNEARGAVIEVNAAPGFRMHISPTKGLPRNVAAPVVDMLFPRGSTSRIPIIAVTGTNGKTTTTRLIAHMVAAQGYKVGFTTTDGIYIQGNQLQKGDCTGSQSTEFVLRDPTVNYAVLEVARGGMLRSGLGFDTCDIAVVTNVAADHLGMRDIHTVEEMAAVKGVLPRTVHKSGWAILNADDDLVYAMAERLQCKVAFFSMNENNPRILDHVEAGGVAAVYEEGYVTIYQNSYKLRIDRAAEFPVTLGGRAGFNIENCLAVALAGYVAGFERDDIKTALRTFVPSAAKTPGRMNVFKFPHFEVIVDYAHNTAGISKYAEFLNNTPATHKVGIVSGLGDRRDEDTLGFARIAGSIFDEVVLRQDRDLRGKTAEYLQEIMMRGLRLDKPDLPITYIENEVDAIRHVLTTAREGSVVTIFTENISATIKQIEEFEAQIMQA, encoded by the coding sequence ATGAAAATTACCGACCTCCGCACTATGCGCGGCCCAAGCTATTGGTCTGTCAAGCACCTGAAGCTTATTGTGATGAAAGTAGACCTGGAGGATCTGGCCGATAAATGGTCTAACGCCATACCAGGCTTGGCGGGTCGGCTCACGAAGTTGCTACCTGGAGTAGGCCAGCCTTGTGCTTCACCCGACTCATCCAAACAGGCTATTAAGCACCCCCCGTTAACCCAAGAGCAGCTTACGGATGGTGAACCACTAGGCCACGTGATTCAGCACGTAGCCCTTGAACTACAGCGTCTTGCTGGTATGCCAGTGTACTGGGGCAAATCATATCCGGCCACGCAGGAGGAAGGAGTAGAATACGTTGTATTTACATATCAGGAAGAGCGCGCCGGGCGCGTAGCCGCAAATGCCGCAGTAGAGATTGTAGATGCTTTATGCCATAAGCAGAAAGTGGATGTAAAGCCCATTATTGCGGAGCTACACAATATTCGGGAGGAAGAATTCTTTGGGCCGAGCACTTACAGTATTGTGTCGGAAGCAGTGTCACGTAGGATTCCTTATATCCGGCTTAAGAACACGTCGGTTATACAATTGGGCTACGGGGTGAATCAAAAGCGCATTCAAGCCACTACCTCATCCTACACAAGCTATTTCTCCGTTGATATCGCCGGCAATAAGAACCGCACCAAAGCGATGTTGGCCGATGCCGGGGTGCCTGTACCGCGTGGTACCACAGTATATTCACTGGATGGTCTGCGCGATGCTATTGAGGAACTTGGCTTTCCCATCGTGACGAAACCATTGGATGGAAATCACGGCAAAGGAGCCAGCATTAATATTCAAGACTGGAAATCGGCTCAAAGTGGTTTTAAAGAGGCGCAGGAATACTCTCGCGCTGTGATCGTAGAGCAATTCATTGAAGGATTTGACCATCGACTGTTGGTAGTGAATGGCAAGTTGGTAGCCGCCGCCAAACGTACCCCAGCCGCCGTGGTTGGTGATGGACACAGCACCATTCAGGAGCTGATTGATCAGGTAAATCTGGACCCACGTCGGGGAGAAGGACATGAGAAAGTGCTGACCAAAATAAAGGCCGACAAGCATACGAATGCCATTCTCAAGGCTCACGATTTGACGCTAAAATCAGTGTTACCGGAAGGGGAGGAGCTATTTCTGAAGAGCACTGCCAATATCAGTACGGGTGGTACCGCTACCGATGTTACTGACTTAGTGCATCCGTATAACGTGCTGTTGGCCGAGCGCGCGGCCGGAATTATCGGCCTCGATATCTGTGGTATCGATCTGCTGACTTCTGATATTGCCATCCCGCTGAACGAGGCGCGCGGAGCTGTGATTGAGGTGAATGCTGCCCCTGGCTTCCGTATGCATATTTCTCCTACCAAAGGCTTGCCACGCAACGTAGCAGCGCCCGTTGTAGATATGCTTTTCCCGCGCGGTTCTACTTCGCGTATTCCCATTATTGCTGTTACGGGCACTAATGGTAAAACCACCACTACACGCCTGATTGCGCATATGGTGGCGGCCCAAGGCTACAAAGTAGGCTTCACAACCACAGACGGAATTTACATCCAAGGTAACCAGTTGCAGAAAGGTGACTGCACGGGCAGTCAAAGCACAGAGTTTGTGTTGCGTGATCCTACCGTGAATTACGCCGTGCTGGAAGTGGCGCGCGGCGGCATGCTCCGCTCCGGGCTGGGGTTTGACACCTGTGATATTGCCGTCGTTACCAACGTAGCCGCCGACCACCTGGGCATGCGCGATATCCATACAGTAGAGGAAATGGCTGCTGTGAAGGGCGTGCTGCCTCGTACGGTGCACAAAAGCGGCTGGGCAATCCTAAATGCCGACGACGACTTGGTATATGCCATGGCCGAACGGTTGCAGTGCAAAGTGGCGTTTTTCAGCATGAACGAAAATAACCCCCGCATTCTCGATCATGTGGAAGCGGGCGGCGTAGCAGCGGTCTATGAGGAAGGCTATGTAACCATTTATCAGAACAGCTATAAGCTGCGCATCGATCGGGCGGCGGAGTTTCCGGTAACGCTGGGCGGACGCGCTGGCTTCAACATTGAAAACTGCCTTGCTGTGGCACTAGCTGGCTATGTAGCCGGCTTTGAGCGCGACGATATAAAGACGGCGCTACGCACCTTTGTGCCGTCGGCAGCCAAGACGCCGGGCCGGATGAACGTGTTCAAGTTTCCCCATTTCGAGGTTATTGTCGACTATGCGCACAATACGGCAGGCATTAGCAAGTATGCTGAATTCCTGAATAACACGCCGGCTACGCACAAAGTCGGGATAGTATCGGGGCTGGGCGACCGGCGCGACGAAGACACACTAGGCTTTGCGCGCATCGCGGGAAGTATCTTCGATGAAGTGGTATTGCGCCAAGACCGTGACTTGCGGGGAAAAACAGCGGAATACCTACAGGAAATTATGATGCGAGGCCTGCGCTTGGATAAGCCTGATCTGCCAATTACCTACATCGAAAACGAAGTGGACGCCATTCGTCACGTGCTGACCACGGCCCGCGAAGGATCTGTTGTTACTATTTTCACGGAAAACATCAGTGCTACAATTAAGCAGATTGAGGAGTTTGAGGCGCAAATTATGCAAGCCTAG
- a CDS encoding methyltransferase, with product MDLLLDEAYWRTRYVTGQTGWDVGAITPPLQDYFKQLGPSDDRRILIPGAGRAYEAEYLHNQGFSEVFVVDLASEALEALQQRVPGFPRGHLVQQDFFTLSAEPPYDLIIEQTFFCALPRALRSDYARQCAHLLRPGGKLVGLLFEADFGPSSEPPFGGTRDEYRAYFEPYFEFVHFETAYNSIRPRQDRELFICLEKK from the coding sequence ATGGATTTACTGCTTGACGAGGCCTACTGGCGGACCCGTTATGTTACCGGCCAAACAGGTTGGGATGTGGGAGCCATAACGCCTCCACTACAGGATTATTTTAAGCAACTAGGTCCGTCCGATGATCGGCGTATCCTCATTCCAGGCGCGGGAAGGGCGTATGAAGCCGAATACCTACACAATCAAGGATTCAGTGAAGTGTTTGTAGTGGACCTAGCGTCAGAGGCGCTGGAAGCGCTGCAGCAACGCGTGCCTGGCTTCCCTCGGGGGCATTTAGTGCAGCAAGATTTTTTTACGCTGTCGGCTGAGCCACCTTACGATTTAATTATAGAGCAGACGTTTTTTTGCGCTCTGCCCCGTGCGCTCCGCTCTGATTATGCCCGACAGTGTGCGCATTTATTGCGGCCGGGGGGCAAATTGGTAGGTCTACTTTTCGAAGCAGATTTTGGCCCCTCATCCGAACCACCTTTCGGTGGCACCCGCGATGAGTACCGCGCGTACTTTGAGCCGTACTTTGAGTTCGTGCATTTTGAGACTGCCTACAACTCCATCAGGCCCCGGCAGGATAGAGAGTTGTTTATTTGTTTGGAGAAAAAGTAA